One genomic window of Garra rufa chromosome 2, GarRuf1.0, whole genome shotgun sequence includes the following:
- the msh6 gene encoding DNA mismatch repair protein Msh6, whose amino-acid sequence MVENECEDPSQETITFLYKFIGGACPKSYGFNAARLANIPEEVIQSGHKKAREFERSTVSLRIFKKLCSFAETPSTDREQFTALVRMIGNL is encoded by the exons ATGGTGGAGAATGAGTGCGAGGACCCCAGTCAGGAGACCATCACCTTCCTCTACAAGTTCATCGGTGGCGCTTGTCCCAAGAGTTACGGCTTCAATGCGGCTCGCCTGGCAAACATCCCGGAGGAAGTCATCCAGTCTGGCCATAAGAAGGCCCGCGAGTTTGAGAGGAGCACCGTGTCTCTCAGGATATTCAA GAAGTTGTGTTCATTTGCTGAAACCCCCAGCACTGATCGCGAGCAGTTCACAGCGTTGGTTCGGATGATCGGCAACCTGTGA